CTCCTATAAATAAAAATTTTGTTTTATATTTTACTTTAGAATTTGCACGGCTAATTAATAAAGAGTTATCTTCAAGAGGTTCTCTTAAAGATTCTAAAATAGAAGTAGGAAAATGAGGTAACTCATCAAAAAAAAGCACTCCTGCATTGGCTAAGGCTATCTCTCCTAAACTATTACTGCTTCCAACAATAGATGCTTTTGTAGAAGAACAATGAGGAGATCTAGAGACTCTTAAAGGTCTAAAGTCAGGCTCTTTTAAATCCAAAGCTTGAAGTTTTGCTATCTCTAAAATCTCATCTAAACTCATAGGAGCCATTATAAAGGGTAATCTTTTTGCAAGCATTGACTTTCCACACCCTGGACTTCCTTCTAATAATATATTATGATTTCCAGCAGCAGCAATCAAAGCTGCTCTTTTTGCATTTTCTTGTCCTTTTATATCTATAAAATCATTCTCATAAAAGTTTTCAAAATAGTACTCTTTTCCATTTATATTTAATTTTTCATATTTAAATATCTCTTTTTTATATAAATATATTTTTTTATCTTCTGCATGGAAAAAAGCTATTGCTTCTAATAAGTTTTTTACACAATAGATATTTATATTTGGTATCTTACTTATCTTTTTTGCACTTTTATTACAAACAAGTACATTTTTGATTTTGTTCTCTTTTGCAAGGGATAATATGATAGGAAAGATATTATTACTATCTTTTATTTCGCCATTTAAAGAGAGTTCTCCAAAGATATGAATATCATCAAATACTATTTTTTTATCTTCATATAATGAGATTAAAAGAGCAATAGGCAAATCAAAGTGAGTACCAGTTTTTTTTATTTCACTAGGTGCAAGATTTATTGTAATTTTTTTAGGAGGGAATTTATATTCATTTGTTAATAATGCAGATTTTACTCTATCTTTTGACTCTTTTATTTGGTCAGAAGGTAACCCTACTATAGTAAAACTAGGAAGTCCTTTTGTAAAAGTTGCTTCAACATTTACTTCATTTGCTTCAATATTAACTAAAGTTGCTGATTTAATGATTTTCATGTTAGCTCTTTAAATAATTTTATTAATTATATATAAAGCAACATAAAATAAATTTAAATATTATTAAAATTCTATACTATCATCCACATCAAGTATATCTTCAAAAATGTCATCAACTCTTTTAGAATCAGTTATATCAAATCTTATAGATTTAAATCCTTCAATCTCATCTTTTTGATTTAATATAGGAAAAATAATAGAATCAACCCAATAAAAACCACCATCTTTTTTTTGATTTTTTATTTCACCTCTCCAAACTCTTTTTGCAGTAATAGTTTCCCACATCTCTTTAAAAACTTCACTGTTCATATCTGGATGTCTTACAATACTATGATTTGAGCCAATTAATTCTTCTTCAGTATATCCAGAAATATCTATAAAAGGTTGACTTACATATGTAATTTCCCCTTTTTTATTTGTTTCTGAGTTAATAGCATATTTATTAAAGAAGTTATATAAATATTCAATTTTAAATAATTGATTTTTTAAAGACTCGTTTTCTAAAGTAAGTTTTGAGATTTTTTCTTCTAATTGAAGTGTTTGTAGTTTTGAATTTTCATTACTCATAATAATACTCCTAGCTAGTAGAGTATTATATTATGATTTTAATAAGAGAAGATACTAGTTCTTATTTTTTAGTCTCTTTTTCCACTCTTTTTCAAATTTTTTTCTTTTTGTAATTGATAGATTTTCTATAAAAAGATGTCCTGATAAATGTTCCATTTCATGTTGCCATGCTACTGCTAAAAAATCTTCACACTCCATAGTTTGTTTTTCACCATCTCTATTATAGTATTCAACAATTATATGTTGTGCTCTTTTAACTTCTTCATTAAAACCAGGAACACTAAGACAACCCTCTACAAAAATTTGTACTCCATCTTTATGAGTAATTACAGGATTAATTGCTTCAATTAAATCCTCTTTTTCTTGTATGTCTTCCTCATTTGGTAAATTGATAATTAATACATTTAAAGGAATCCCAACTTGAATTGCTGCTAAGCCTACGCCATTCTCAGCTATCATAGTATCATACATATCATCTAGTAATGTATGAAGTTCACTATCGAACTTCTCTACATCACTTGATTTTGTTCTAAGTAGTTTATTTGGATATGTTAAAACTTCTCTAATCATCTTTTTACTTATGACTTGAAATTACTTCATCAATTAAACCATATTTACAAGCTTCATCAGCACTCATAAAGTTATCTCTATCTGTATCTTTTTCTACAGTTTCAATATCTTGTCCTGTTTGCTCAGAAATCATCTTATTAAGCATTTCTTTCATTCTTTGAATCTCTTTTGCTTGAATCTGAATATCTGTTGCTTGACCTTGTGCTCCACCTAATGGTTGGTGAATCATAATTCTAGAGTTAGGTAAAGAGTATCTCTTTCCTTTAACCCCAGAAGATAATAAGAATGCACCCATTGAAGCTGCTTGTCCTATACAAATAGTACAAACATCAGGTTTAATATAGTTCATTGTATCGTAAATTGACATACCACTTGTAATTACTCCACCTGGAGAGTTGATATATAAATAGA
This sequence is a window from Halarcobacter bivalviorum. Protein-coding genes within it:
- a CDS encoding YifB family Mg chelatase-like AAA ATPase gives rise to the protein MKIIKSATLVNIEANEVNVEATFTKGLPSFTIVGLPSDQIKESKDRVKSALLTNEYKFPPKKITINLAPSEIKKTGTHFDLPIALLISLYEDKKIVFDDIHIFGELSLNGEIKDSNNIFPIILSLAKENKIKNVLVCNKSAKKISKIPNINIYCVKNLLEAIAFFHAEDKKIYLYKKEIFKYEKLNINGKEYYFENFYENDFIDIKGQENAKRAALIAAAGNHNILLEGSPGCGKSMLAKRLPFIMAPMSLDEILEIAKLQALDLKEPDFRPLRVSRSPHCSSTKASIVGSSNSLGEIALANAGVLFFDELPHFPTSILESLREPLEDNSLLISRANSKVKYKTKFLFIGAMNPCPCGNLLSRNKSCRCNELEIRRYKNRLSEPFLDRIDLYVIMNETNIEDKPSFNSKSLHEKVIEAFKMQILRGQDELNGKLNDKQVNKFCILDEESRDLLYKATNNFNLSFRSMNKVLKVARTIADLESSLNIKKEHILESLNYRKR
- the def gene encoding peptide deformylase — encoded protein: MIREVLTYPNKLLRTKSSDVEKFDSELHTLLDDMYDTMIAENGVGLAAIQVGIPLNVLIINLPNEEDIQEKEDLIEAINPVITHKDGVQIFVEGCLSVPGFNEEVKRAQHIIVEYYNRDGEKQTMECEDFLAVAWQHEMEHLSGHLFIENLSITKRKKFEKEWKKRLKNKN
- the clpP gene encoding ATP-dependent Clp endopeptidase proteolytic subunit ClpP, encoding MSYIPYVVEKSGRGERSYDIYSRLLKDRIIMLSGEINDQVASTVVAQLLFLEAEDPDKDIYLYINSPGGVITSGMSIYDTMNYIKPDVCTICIGQAASMGAFLLSSGVKGKRYSLPNSRIMIHQPLGGAQGQATDIQIQAKEIQRMKEMLNKMISEQTGQDIETVEKDTDRDNFMSADEACKYGLIDEVISSHK
- a CDS encoding PAS domain-containing protein codes for the protein MSNENSKLQTLQLEEKISKLTLENESLKNQLFKIEYLYNFFNKYAINSETNKKGEITYVSQPFIDISGYTEEELIGSNHSIVRHPDMNSEVFKEMWETITAKRVWRGEIKNQKKDGGFYWVDSIIFPILNQKDEIEGFKSIRFDITDSKRVDDIFEDILDVDDSIEF